CTGAATGTGCCCGCAGCCCTTCTGGATCGCATGGAAGTCATTCGCCTGTCCGGTTATACGGAAGATGAGAAGGTGAATATCGCCGAACGCTATCTGATTCCCAAGCAGATGGAGAACAATGGTCTGAAGAAAGAGGAGCTGGCGATTCGCGAAGCTGCGGTGCGCGATATCGTGCGCTACTACACCCGGGAGGCCGGTGTGCGCAGCCTGGAACGGGAGATCGCCAAGATCTGCCGCAAGGTGGTAAAAGAAATTCTCCTGGGCGAGGTGAAGGGCAAAAAGGTCATTGTTACGCCGAAGAAACTGGAGCATTACCTGGGCGTGCAGCGTTTCCGCTATGGCAAGGCCGAGGAGCGTGACCAGGTCGGTCAGGTCACTGGTCTGGCCTGGACAGAGGTGGGGGGTGAACTGCTTACCATTGAAGCCGCCATCATGCCGGGTAAGGGACGTCTGACCTATACCGGCCAGTTGGGTGACGTGATGAAGGAATCCATACAGGCGGCCATGACTGTTGTGCGCAGCCGTGCGGACGTGTTGGGGCTGGACAAGGATTTTCACCAGCAGCACGATATTCATGTGCATGTGCCTGAAGGTGCGACACCCAAGGATGGCCCCAGTGCGGGTATCGGTATGTGTACGGCTCTGGTGTCCGCCCTGACGCAGATTCCCGTGCGTGCAGATGTGGCCATGACGGGAGAAATAACCCTGCGCGGTGAAGTGCTGCCCATAGGTGGCCTCAAGGAAAAATTGCTGGCAGCTTCTCGCGGGGGCATCAAGACGGTACTGATTCCCGAGGAGAATGAAAGGGATCTGAAGGAGATACCCAGGAATATTACCAGCACTCTGGATATCCGCCCGGTGAAATGGGTGGATGAGGTACTGGAACTCGCCTTGACCCGCCAGCCCACGCCAGGTGAAAAAACCAAACCGGCGGTTACTGCATCTGGTGCCAAGGCTTCCGCCGGTAAAAAGCCCAGGCGCAAACGGCTGACCACTCATTGAGCGGCAGCCAGGGTGGTTTTAAGGCGGGCAGGCTTTGTTGCTACTGCCTGCGAAGTCCTGGTCGTGACCCGGAGTGACCGAATATACGATTATTACCGACCAAAACCGTTTTTCCTTGACAGTTTTCATGCTGGCTTGGTATAAAACGCACGCTTTGCAGGACCCTGGATATCTGCCGGTTTTTTCTCGAACTACAGGATATACTCTGTTCCGCATTACTCTTCACACAATACGTTCCATTGGGGGCAAATCAGGATGAACAAGAAAGAATTGGCTGAATCCATGGCAGACGCCGCAGACATCTCGCAGGCCGCCGCAGCCCGTGCCTTGGACGGCATGATAGCAGCCGTTACCAAAGCGCTGCAGGAAGGCGACACCGTGTCCATTATCGGCTTCGGCAGTTTCCTCGTTCGAGACCGTGCCGCACGTACTGGACGCAATCCCAAGACCGGTGAAGCCATTGAAATCAAGGCTTCAAAATCCCCGGCATTTAAAGCTGGTAAAGCACTAAAAGATGCAGTAAACTAGCGCGCCTCAATCGGGTGCTTAGCTCAGCTGGGAGAGCATCGCCCTTACAAGGCGAGGGTCGGGGGTTCGATCCCCTCAGCACCCACCAAGCAATTTGGAGTGGTAGTTCAGTTGGTTAGAATACCGGCCTGTCACGCCGGGGGTCGCGGGTTCGAGTCCCGTCCACTCCGCCATTAATTGAACGAACGGGGTATCATAGCTGGTACCCCGTTTTTTTTGGTTTGAACTGGAAAACTAACAATCATGCTGCTGGCAATTAGAGAAAAGGCCCAAGGCTGGTTTGCCTGGCTTATCGTCGGATTCATCACCATCCCTTTCGCCCTGTGGGGCATTCAGAGTTACCTGGGGGTCAGTAGTGATCCCGCAGCCGCCAATGTCGATGGCAAGGAAATCACTCAGCGTCAGGTTGAACAAGGCGTACGTGACTTCCGTAACCGGTTGCGCAACCAGTTGGGAAAAGCTTACCGTCCCGAGTTGTTCAAGGATGAGATGCTGCGCAAGCAGGTGATGGAACAGTTGATCAATGATGCGGTGCTTTCGCAAACCGCTGAAGACTGGAAACTGCGCATTAGCGACAATTTCGTACGCCAGTACATACAGTCCATTCCCAGTTTCCAGACCAATGGGAAATTCAATGTACAGGCCTACAATACCCTGATTCGCAACCAGGGTATGAGTCAGCGCAGTTTTGAAGAGGAGGTGCGCGGCGATCTGGTCATGGAACAAATGCGCTATGGCATTTCCGATTCCGCTTTTGCCACGGACAAAGAGGTCAATGACAGTATCCGCCTCAAGGATCAGGAACGGGAGCTGGCATACCTGACCGTATCAGGGCGCAAGCTTGCCGGTGACTATGCCCCCACCGAAGAAGAACTCGATGCGTACTATAAGGAGCATGTAAAAAAATACATGGTGCCGGAGCGGGTCAAGCTGGAATACCTGTTGTTGTCCCCTGAAGTGCTGGGCGCCGACATGGAGGTTACCGAAGAGAAACTGCGCGAGTACTATAGCCAGCACCAGGACGAGTTTCAGGCCCCTGAGGAACGCAAACTGCGCCATATTCTCATCAAGCTCGATGAGAATGCCGACCAGGCAGCCGTGGATGCGGCCAAGGCCAAGGCGGATGATCTGGAGGCACGTCTGGCCAAGAGTGAGAAATTCGAGGATCTGGCCAAGGAGTTTTCTGATGACCCCGGTTCCAGGGAGCAGGGGGGTGACCTGGGTTGGATCAGCCCCGGACTCATGGCCAAGGCTTTCGAGGAAGCGGCCTACAAACTGAAAAAAGGCGAGGTCAGCCAGCCCGTGCGCACGCCTTTTGGTTTTCACATCATTCAGGTCGTGGATATCCGCAATCCGGATCATGGTGGCTTTGAGTCCCGGCGCGCCGATATCGAAGCTGCCTGGCGCCGTAAACAGGCCGAGCAGGTACTGTTCGACAAGTCGGAACAGCTTGCCGACCTGAGCTACGAATCTCCGGACAGCTTGGTGCCAGCGGCTGAAACCCTGGGGCTGAAAGTCCAGGAATCTGGCTGGATAGACCGGCGGGGCGGCAAGGGTGACCTGGCCTCACCCAAAGTCGTAGCTGCCGCCTTCAGTGATGATGTACTCAATGAAGGCAACAACAGTGAGTTGATCGAACTGGAAGGCGACAAGGTGTTGGTGTTGCGTGTCATCGAACATGAGGCCGAGCATCCCCAGACATTTGAAGAAGTGAAGGACAAGGTGGCTGCCGCCCTGAAACGCGACAAGGGAAAAAAACTGGCCAAAGAAAAGGGTGAAGCACTGTTGGCTTCCCTGAAAGCCGGTGACAAAACCCTTGAGCAAATCGCCGGTGATGGCGCAGGGGAATTGAAGTCCGGCATCAGGATCAAGCGCCAATCCACGGCGCTGCCTCAGGCCGTGCGGGAAAAGGCCTTTGGCCTGTCACGACCCAAAGAGGGAAGCCCTTCCTTTGGTGGTGTGGAGCTGGGCAATGGAGACTATGCTCTGTTGGCCCTGACCGGGGTAACCGATGGCGATCCTTCCAAACTGGATGATGCGGCACGCAAGACCACCAAGCAGGAACTGGCCAGGGCCAAAGGCCAGCAGCAGTTCAATATCCTGGGCCGCTACCTGCGCGAAAGAGCCGATGTGGAGATTTCCACCAAGGACAAGTAATCCTTCCATGGATTATTATTAACCCAGCGACCAAATATGTCGCCCTCAGTGCTTCAAACAGGGCGCGTATCAAGGCGCGGCTTGCAGGCAATGGCAAGCCCTTGTCAAAAGCCGCAACACCGATACGTGCTCTGTTTGAAGCACCTAACAAATTGAAAATAAAAAGGAAGGCTGCCCTGTCTGCGCGGGTGGACTGCGTTATCAACACTTGCTGTAGAGTGGCTACAGCGGCGCGTTGATGCCTTGCCACCCGCGCAGACAGGGCGGCTGAGGACGATATATTTGGTTG
This sequence is a window from Thiolapillus brandeum. Protein-coding genes within it:
- a CDS encoding SurA N-terminal domain-containing protein; translation: MLLAIREKAQGWFAWLIVGFITIPFALWGIQSYLGVSSDPAAANVDGKEITQRQVEQGVRDFRNRLRNQLGKAYRPELFKDEMLRKQVMEQLINDAVLSQTAEDWKLRISDNFVRQYIQSIPSFQTNGKFNVQAYNTLIRNQGMSQRSFEEEVRGDLVMEQMRYGISDSAFATDKEVNDSIRLKDQERELAYLTVSGRKLAGDYAPTEEELDAYYKEHVKKYMVPERVKLEYLLLSPEVLGADMEVTEEKLREYYSQHQDEFQAPEERKLRHILIKLDENADQAAVDAAKAKADDLEARLAKSEKFEDLAKEFSDDPGSREQGGDLGWISPGLMAKAFEEAAYKLKKGEVSQPVRTPFGFHIIQVVDIRNPDHGGFESRRADIEAAWRRKQAEQVLFDKSEQLADLSYESPDSLVPAAETLGLKVQESGWIDRRGGKGDLASPKVVAAAFSDDVLNEGNNSELIELEGDKVLVLRVIEHEAEHPQTFEEVKDKVAAALKRDKGKKLAKEKGEALLASLKAGDKTLEQIAGDGAGELKSGIRIKRQSTALPQAVREKAFGLSRPKEGSPSFGGVELGNGDYALLALTGVTDGDPSKLDDAARKTTKQELARAKGQQQFNILGRYLRERADVEISTKDK
- a CDS encoding HU family DNA-binding protein, whose amino-acid sequence is MNKKELAESMADAADISQAAAARALDGMIAAVTKALQEGDTVSIIGFGSFLVRDRAARTGRNPKTGEAIEIKASKSPAFKAGKALKDAVN